The Salvia miltiorrhiza cultivar Shanhuang (shh) chromosome 2, IMPLAD_Smil_shh, whole genome shotgun sequence DNA window aagacttgtggtgccggcgaaaaAATGATGGTAAATATATGATcgaatttaagataataaaaaaattaatattatcgttcattaaaaagagaaaatattattgctaaaaataactatcaattttaaaatattttcaataatttaaaaataataataatatagaaaattaatttaaaataatttaaaataaataaaaaataaaaaaataataaaaaataaaaaaataatttaccgacggacttTATCCGTcggtactaattttaaaaataatttaaaataaataaaaaaacaataaaaatacaaataataatatttattggaatattccgtcggtaaaaaataaaaataattattaaaattgaaaataccgaATGTACCGACGGATATTGTCCGTCGGTAGTGATTCCGTCGGTAGTCCGTCGGTATTTTCATCGAAAATAGATGCCGGCTCCGGCGATGTTGCCGGATGACGGTCCGTCGGGGATCCGTCGGTATCTACCGACGGAAAATAGTCCGTCGGTGATTTCCGTCGGTGTTCGAccagttttcttgtagtgatttTTCATTAGAGAttgtttaatataatataaaaggaaaaaatattaaaaaattagcaCAACTAAAGATGTGGAATCTAACTTTCGAAATTAACGAGATATGGACCATATGGTCAATGGATATAATGAATGGGACGGTTATAAGAAAAAGATAATTACCTTGTTAGCCTTTATTAATATTTAcgcattaattaaaacaactccTAATCACCGTTAGATTTCTCAAATCCAACGGATTATGTGCATTCTTCATTCTCAAAATTTGTATCATTAtctatggatcttctccctatatatatatatatatatatatatatatatatatatatagggggccgctccaatgagaccccctaattttagtgagatctagggcacgatctggtgcgtttattttatcaatcctatggctgatattgtatctggagggtgatttttttttcgcagggttcgaatcctggagggagcataatattttaaattttgttattcatctgTATGtcctgcattgttcatcagtatatacggccctgttcattaatatatatgtcttattcattacgaattttttaaattttatttttcatcagtatatacatcttgttcattagatatacgttttgttcattagtattatatgtcttattcattgtactcatgttacacgaaaaatagggggtctcactggagcgcgcccatatatatatatatatatatatatatatatatatatatatatatatataggggagggctaaaataaaaacacttcttaaaatataaaatataaacaattttcagcccttagatcatcaagatctacggttgattcgtaaccttgttggatgaattcgtggtcctgggttcgaatcccaaaggtagcaaaaatttatttttcacaattcgtaaccatgttggatgaattcgtaaccctgttggataaaattcgtacattaaaaaacatttatatttatattttaagaagtgttttcactgtagcccttccctatatttatatatatatctatcatgagagcacatcttaaaataagaaataagagcaatttttaatgtatgaattttatgtagaacacgtatgaattcactgtataaaggtatgaattgtgaaaaataaatttttggtacctttgggattcgaactcaggaccataaatccatccaacaggattacgaatcaaccgtagatcttgatgatctaatggcgtagatcttgatgatctaatggttgaaaatgattcttattttatatcttaagaaatgctcttattttagcccttctctctctctatatatatatatatatatatatggttgagttcaacagagaattatctttttcgagaaaacgaacaaatctatatattttacgaacagatcaacataagtaatgaacagacgtatttaataaaaatatagaaaaactcgccaccagcaggattcgaacccggggcaaattgttgttcatgcggtacattgatctgttcattaaaactatagatctgttcgtttttattttgcgaattctctattctccacaatatttagcttctctgttgaacccttctctctctctctctatatatatatatatatatatatatatatatatagggggccgctccaatgagaccccctaattttagtgagatctaggacacgatctggtgcgtttattttatcaatcctatggctgatattatatttggagggtgattttttttcgcagggttcgaatcctggagggagcagaatattttaaattttgttattcatcagtatatactgcattgttcatcagtatatacggccctgttcatcagtatatatgtcttattcattacgaatttttaaaattttatttttcatcagtatatacatcttgttaattatatatacgttttgttcattagtattatatgtcttattcattgtactcatgttacacgaaaaatagggggtctcactggagcgcgcccctatatatatatatataattttaaagcTATTGTCCTGCAAAAATGCTCCATCGAAATTCATTTAATTAGCTACTTATGTCTTCTGCGTTTTGTCTTGGAGTTTTGGAGAGTTAATTCTAATATTAATTCTTCTTTACGCctaaagataaagaaaaattaatttaatttgaccgAAAAATGGATCGTTGACTATTACGATATTCTTGTAAAATCAAGTTAGacaaagaaaattaatttaattttactgcAAAATGGATCGCTGACTATTATTCTTGTAAAATCAAGCTAGATGGATTGCATAATTCTCTTTCCAGTAAAAAAAATAAGGCATAAGCAATTATGAGTGAAATACCAGTCTGCCTTAATACACATAAACAATTCGCAGTAACCAAAGTTAATACCAAGAGTAGTATCAAAACGTAGCAGCAAGCAAGTataaaaacaaacacaaacacacgaaatggtaacccagttcggtgatataacacctacgtctggggggccctGCCCAGGGAAAATGATTCACTATATGAGATTAAATTACTGCAGGACTCATACAAGACTCGATCTTCGATGCCTCTATAATTTTCCAAAATCTCTATACTAGCTAGAAATCGTTGAAAGCTAGATAAAACTAACTTCCGACCAACACACTTAAACCCAGTCAATTCTCGTTAGATGCGTGATTCTTTTTGTGTCTCGAATATCAGACAAAGTGCAGAAGGCTTCCGCAAAGGGATAACGAATTAACAATGTTAGTTTTTAttccaaattaaattttaaaaagctCAAATAGAGGAGATGAACGTGTGACTTCGAGTCACCTTACAATTTACAGATAAAGCTTGGTTAATCGAATCGTACTTGTGCTAATTAACTAATAATCCAACTACAAAATAATGTACTTCAATTCGAATTACACCTAAATAAATCGACATGAGAAAGTGAACTTGGGCCTTCTCAGAGTAGCCCAGTCCAGTTCAGTTCGAGTACTCCTCCAAAAtcttaagaattttttttggcCAGGTTCGATTTATGAGAATGGTGAGTGCAtagtaatttgaatttggctCGTTTTAATTTTTGGCATTTATTTGTTGATTTGGAGCTTCTTTCAATCTACTTAGGTAGTATATTTTGTTTACTTGGTATCTTACTTTGTATTCCACTTCAAACGAAGTTGAATCGTATTTTTTTTCGGATCGTTCGAAATTGAGTTTGTTTCCCTTTCCGAAATATACTTTCGGATctcttttaatttcattttactttttcatttcacttttcGCTAAATACTATcttcttaaatctcgtgcccaaaatAAATGCACTTTTGCTGGGATGGTgagagtagtattttttttttcttacatatttttaattcaattttaatcttatatgctttagtttaattttatgattattaactagggttttaATCCTCCAATTAgagtgtataatttttttatttaatattatactaataaaaattatttttataaaaaatattattaaaataataaatttaataaaaattacttTGTATTCCATCTAACATTTAGCTGTTATTTACTATAGAACCAATCGCTGACTTAAACAGGTATGTCACATACTTTTCAACGCTGAACTCTCTATGGACCTATGCACACATGTTGGAGGCAGATgtccaataatatatatatataggtcgaTGGACATGCAATAAACTCCAAACACAAATCCTAGCTAGGCAATATTCTTCGATCTATATTGATATTAATAGTCAGGTAGGTTAATAATATAACAATGTAACATATACTGTTGTTTGTAATTACACGACCACTAcctttcatattttaatttataataaaacaccggtgtttttattacaataaattaCTACTCCTTTATCAtatggaaaataaaaagaaaaacagaataCGTATATATATACTCAATCTTCTTCTATTCTAGGAATAAAATTTGTGGACATAATTGATGAAAGAAACACTAGCAAGTTTCCTAGTTAGGATCAGTAACAGTGGGCTCGAGCGCTTCAATGGGAATAATGCGACTGCATGAATAAACCTGGCAAAAGGCCTGCATAAACAAGAGAAACAGCATCGCGATGGCTGCAAGAAACGTGAGAATCTTCCACGACCCAAACACATACTCCTTCATGAACTTGGCCATCTTAATCTTCCATCTCTGGCTATAGAACTTGTTCACATCCGCTATCACTTTGTCAAGCGAGGGCACTTTGGTCAATCTCACCGACCTGTTCATCCCGTTCCACATCTCCGCCACCTCCTTCTCGCTCTTTAGATGGTTCACGATGATCCCCTTCCCGCACAGGAACCTCGCGTCCACCTCCGTGTCGATGATCCCGTTCATCAGCTCCGTGTACCGCGCCAGCACCAGCGGCCCCGACGCGCTGCACGCCTCGTACGCCACCAGGTTCCTCAGCACCACCTCCGAGTTCACGTCCAGGTTGATCGCCGGGATGTGGAACGTTAGGGTTTTCTCGTCGAAGTTGATGCTCGAGATGCCTTCCTCCGTCGCCACGAACTGCACCCCGGCCTCCGCCAGCTGCGTCACCGACGGGATCGCGATCTCCTCCAGCAGCGGAGGCTTGTCGTCGCTCTGCTTCGACCCCGATTCCTCGTCGCCTCCGTCTTCCTTCTTTGCATTATGCAAGGTCTGGAGCACGTTCTCGATTGGCTCCTTGAGCATTTTCAGGATGGGGATCTTGCTCAGAATCGTCCACGGCAGTTTCACCAACACTTTCATGGGTTTGGAGAACATCACGCGCTTCATCAATGCAATCGGCCCTCGTACTAACTTCGACACCATTGCCCATACTATGTTAGCCAACTTCCGCAGGTGAGTCGGCTCCGCGAACGCCTCCGCCGCCGTCATCCCTTCCTTCTCCTCCTTCCCTCCGCCAAATTCGCCGTCTTCGATTTCGTGCGGCGGAAATGATAGATCGGTTTTAGGCACGATGAAGTGGTATAAAAAATCCAGCAAGTGAGCGTGGTCCCTGACGACCGCCGTGTCCACCTTCTCGGCGGGCTTGAACGGCGAGAGATCATTGCTGAGCGCCGTCATCATGGAGTGGAGCGTGTTATCCGCGGTTTCCTTGGAGGAGAACTGCAGGTCAAGCAGCATCCTCATGACAAACAGAGGGATTTGGTTCTCGAGCATGAAGATATCTTTGAGGATGGAGTTGTGCGCCGTCTTGTTCCCGGAGGAATCGATGATGTGGGAGAGACCGGAGGGGATCTTGCCGAGAATCTTGCCCTGCTTGATGCCGCAGAAGCGGATGAACTCGAAGATGAAGCAGACGTCGACGGCCATCATCCAGGCGAGGGCCTCGGGGCCGAAGTTGACGGGGCGGTGGTAGCAGGCGCGGATGCGGAGGTCGTGCTTCATGAGGTGGTCCGCCAGGGTTTGGAGCTTCACGTTCTGGAGCTCCCTCTGGATCCTCTTGGCGGCGGCCACTTTGTACCGCTCCATGTCGTACAGCTCCAGCCGGAGGTGGTGGTACGGCCCGATCGCCACCTCCTGCGGCGTGTACGACGCCGGATCGCATATCATTAGGGCTTTTGGAACGCCGAAGATCGTCACTGCTATTTCGATTTCTTCTTCCAGTTCTTCGTCCAGGGTTTTTCGGATCTTTGCCACCCATAGGGTTTCGTCGAATTTCGAGCCCAGGGTTGTTAGGATGCTCGGTTGGAACATGCTTGATGGTTTGTGTAAGTGTGAAGTGAAGATGAAAATGGGTAGTTAGTTATAGAGGGAGCTACGCTGTGATTCACTCAAATCTTATCATCATTCAATTAAAGTTCCAATTTGTTGGGACCCCATTGGTAAAATGTGTTTCACGTT harbors:
- the LOC131011163 gene encoding putative UPF0481 protein At3g02645, with amino-acid sequence MFQPSILTTLGSKFDETLWVAKIRKTLDEELEEEIEIAVTIFGVPKALMICDPASYTPQEVAIGPYHHLRLELYDMERYKVAAAKRIQRELQNVKLQTLADHLMKHDLRIRACYHRPVNFGPEALAWMMAVDVCFIFEFIRFCGIKQGKILGKIPSGLSHIIDSSGNKTAHNSILKDIFMLENQIPLFVMRMLLDLQFSSKETADNTLHSMMTALSNDLSPFKPAEKVDTAVVRDHAHLLDFLYHFIVPKTDLSFPPHEIEDGEFGGGKEEKEGMTAAEAFAEPTHLRKLANIVWAMVSKLVRGPIALMKRVMFSKPMKVLVKLPWTILSKIPILKMLKEPIENVLQTLHNAKKEDGGDEESGSKQSDDKPPLLEEIAIPSVTQLAEAGVQFVATEEGISSINFDEKTLTFHIPAINLDVNSEVVLRNLVAYEACSASGPLVLARYTELMNGIIDTEVDARFLCGKGIIVNHLKSEKEVAEMWNGMNRSVRLTKVPSLDKVIADVNKFYSQRWKIKMAKFMKEYVFGSWKILTFLAAIAMLFLLFMQAFCQVYSCSRIIPIEALEPTVTDPN